A genomic region of Trichothermofontia sichuanensis B231 contains the following coding sequences:
- a CDS encoding fatty acid desaturase produces MTATTDKPACKAEQTAIAPTTHANFELKDVIKSIPRECFEKNRVKAWFNVFLSTAAVSLGYIAIAYCPWYLLPVAWFFTGTALTGWFVIAHDCGHRSFAQRRWVNDGVGHLLMLPLIYPFHSWRLLHNHHHAHTNKMEEDNGWRPWTREEYASASPFMRGFYRSLRGRLWWLASIAHWATLHFDPRQVKPRHRNAVRRSIAVVVIFATIFFPALILTTGVWGFVKFWLMPWLGYHFWMSTFTLVHHTDPEIQFYPAAQWHEAYSQLAGTLHCTYPRWVEILCHNINVHVPHHISAAIPSYNLPMAYASLKQNWGEYIQERQFSWAMMQRIINHCHLYDPRVAYQPFDRDR; encoded by the coding sequence ATGACAGCAACGACGGACAAACCCGCCTGTAAGGCCGAGCAAACGGCGATCGCTCCTACGACCCACGCTAACTTTGAATTAAAAGATGTCATCAAAAGCATCCCCCGCGAGTGTTTTGAGAAAAATCGCGTAAAAGCCTGGTTTAACGTTTTCCTGAGTACCGCTGCCGTCAGTCTGGGCTATATCGCCATTGCCTATTGCCCCTGGTATTTGCTGCCCGTTGCCTGGTTTTTTACGGGCACAGCCCTGACCGGCTGGTTTGTAATTGCCCATGACTGTGGTCATCGCTCCTTTGCCCAGCGCCGCTGGGTGAATGATGGGGTTGGTCATCTGTTGATGTTGCCCCTCATTTACCCCTTCCATAGCTGGCGGCTACTCCACAATCACCACCATGCCCACACCAATAAGATGGAAGAGGATAATGGGTGGCGGCCCTGGACACGGGAGGAGTATGCCAGTGCTAGCCCTTTCATGCGGGGCTTCTATCGATCGCTACGGGGACGGTTGTGGTGGCTGGCGTCGATCGCCCACTGGGCTACGCTACACTTTGATCCGCGCCAAGTTAAACCTCGGCACCGGAATGCAGTCAGGCGTTCGATCGCGGTGGTGGTTATTTTCGCGACCATCTTTTTCCCAGCGCTGATCCTGACGACAGGGGTTTGGGGCTTTGTGAAGTTCTGGCTGATGCCCTGGTTAGGCTATCACTTTTGGATGAGTACCTTCACCCTGGTTCATCATACTGATCCGGAGATCCAATTTTATCCGGCGGCCCAATGGCACGAAGCCTATTCCCAACTCGCGGGCACTCTCCACTGTACCTATCCCCGCTGGGTGGAAATCCTTTGTCACAACATCAATGTGCATGTGCCCCACCATATCTCGGCGGCGATCCCGTCCTACAATCTCCCGATGGCCTATGCCAGCCTCAAGCAAAATTGGGGAGAGTATATCCAGGAACGGCAGTTTTCCTGGGCAATGATGCAGCGGATCATCAATCACTGCCATCTTTATGATCCGAGGGTCGCCTACCAACCCTTTGATCGCGATCGCTAG